In Mycobacterium gallinarum, a single window of DNA contains:
- a CDS encoding SDR family oxidoreductase, with the protein MSDAPPLRVAVVGASAGLGRCIGIGLAGKGVRVAFLARRRDRLENAAKEAGDGALAVACDVTDAAACRNAIAEVVETFGGLDALVYTTGVGLLSPLANVNEEQWANLFATNVTGASLITSAAAPHLAAAAGSAVYLSSLSASYSSPWPLLGAYAVSKAALDKLVEAWRVEHPNIGFTRLAVGDCFGGEGDSQTEFNKTWDPKAMEDAIHYWMDNGYMQGGLVDADHLVGVVHSVLRCGNSSFIPYLTLAPRPSGAVAELRQW; encoded by the coding sequence ATGTCTGACGCACCACCGCTGAGAGTTGCCGTCGTCGGTGCATCTGCGGGGTTGGGCCGGTGCATCGGCATCGGCCTCGCCGGCAAGGGCGTACGCGTCGCCTTCCTGGCCCGCCGACGTGACCGGCTGGAGAACGCAGCGAAAGAAGCGGGCGACGGCGCGCTCGCTGTGGCATGCGACGTCACCGACGCTGCCGCCTGCCGGAATGCGATCGCCGAGGTCGTCGAGACCTTCGGAGGCCTCGACGCGCTGGTGTACACGACCGGCGTCGGCCTGCTCTCACCGCTGGCGAATGTCAACGAGGAGCAGTGGGCGAACTTGTTCGCCACCAACGTGACCGGCGCATCCCTCATCACCTCCGCCGCCGCACCTCACCTGGCAGCTGCCGCGGGGTCGGCGGTGTACCTGTCCTCATTGAGCGCCTCCTACTCGTCGCCATGGCCGTTGCTCGGCGCCTACGCCGTGTCAAAGGCAGCGCTGGACAAGCTCGTCGAGGCGTGGCGCGTCGAACATCCCAACATCGGCTTCACCCGCTTGGCGGTCGGCGATTGCTTCGGTGGTGAAGGCGACTCGCAGACCGAGTTCAACAAGACCTGGGATCCGAAGGCGATGGAAGACGCGATCCACTACTGGATGGACAACGGGTACATGCAAGGTGGGCTCGTCGATGCCGACCACCTCGTCGGCGTCGTGCACTCCGTACTTCGTTGCGGCAACAGCAGCTTCATCCCGTATCTGACCCTGGCTCCCCGGCCGTCCGGTGCCGTGGCCGAACTTCGACAATGGTGA
- a CDS encoding VOC family protein, with translation MKAENLYHTGIVVDDLDATMEWLTQIAGYTWTDVVTVDQDAVTPAGEVTIPMKMVYSGAEPRLELLQTVPDTVWTPSDSGVHHIGYWSDDVESDLAALESSGMTFEVKSYNPDGSGTLLWAYVKGASGPRIELVSRSMEPFIAYWWASASASEP, from the coding sequence ATGAAGGCTGAAAACCTCTATCACACCGGAATCGTCGTCGACGATCTCGACGCGACGATGGAGTGGCTCACCCAGATCGCCGGCTACACCTGGACCGATGTCGTCACCGTCGACCAGGACGCGGTAACCCCGGCCGGCGAGGTCACCATCCCGATGAAAATGGTCTACTCGGGTGCCGAGCCTCGGCTCGAACTCCTGCAGACCGTGCCTGACACCGTGTGGACGCCGTCGGACTCCGGTGTGCATCACATCGGGTACTGGTCAGACGACGTCGAATCCGATTTGGCGGCACTGGAATCCAGCGGTATGACATTCGAGGTGAAGTCCTACAACCCGGATGGATCGGGCACGCTGCTGTGGGCATACGTGAAGGGGGCCTCCGGGCCGCGGATAGAACTGGTCAGTCGCAGTATGGAACCGTTCATCGCCTACTGGTGGGCCAGCGCGTCAGCCTCTGAGCCGTGA
- a CDS encoding sulfotransferase family protein, with the protein MATVDELVTRAAERAGLDDFGGDSWREGLSLLVGTCESAPGVNPGGRDFVYGQFVDALWNRLRVVDYVKNHPEIGEQRIERPVVVLGLPRTGTSLASYLLDQDPARRSLLTWEAADSVPPSAPDTLRTDPRCLKKKAELDVLAEGLKAADIPMVHWDEADGPTECLFVQNQDFKAYLWEAFMPTPEYAEWLLSADMSSAYQYERTVLQMLQSRAPGTWSLKMPSHAVHIETLLATYPDVRIVWAHRDPYKSAASFLRLNYLSRAVLGADVDVDTIVPNVLHQLKEHVDRPLTTRRRIGDAQFFDLHYADLMRDPVAVMRSLYDWAGDDLTTSTEDAMLDWLAEHPQDRFGVAPYSLDGSGVTRADLEPIFAEYLNAFDIELEGDAR; encoded by the coding sequence ATGGCAACCGTGGACGAACTCGTCACCCGCGCCGCCGAACGCGCCGGCCTCGACGACTTCGGCGGCGACTCGTGGCGTGAAGGCCTGAGCCTGCTGGTCGGCACCTGCGAGTCCGCGCCCGGGGTCAATCCCGGTGGGCGTGACTTCGTGTACGGCCAGTTCGTCGACGCCTTGTGGAATCGGTTGCGCGTCGTCGACTACGTCAAAAACCACCCCGAGATCGGTGAGCAGCGCATCGAGCGGCCTGTCGTGGTGCTTGGTCTCCCCCGCACCGGTACCTCGCTGGCCAGTTATCTGCTCGATCAAGACCCGGCGCGACGGTCGCTGCTTACGTGGGAGGCCGCGGATTCGGTTCCGCCGTCCGCACCCGACACACTGCGGACGGATCCTCGGTGTCTGAAGAAGAAGGCCGAACTCGACGTCCTCGCCGAGGGACTGAAGGCGGCCGACATTCCGATGGTGCACTGGGATGAGGCCGACGGTCCGACAGAGTGCCTGTTCGTGCAGAACCAGGATTTCAAGGCCTATCTGTGGGAGGCGTTCATGCCCACTCCCGAGTACGCCGAGTGGCTGCTGAGCGCCGACATGTCCAGCGCGTACCAATACGAGCGGACGGTCCTGCAGATGCTGCAGTCGCGCGCACCGGGAACATGGTCGCTGAAGATGCCGTCGCATGCGGTGCACATCGAGACCCTGCTCGCGACCTACCCGGACGTGCGGATCGTGTGGGCCCACCGCGACCCGTACAAGTCGGCGGCATCGTTCCTGCGGCTGAACTATCTGTCGCGCGCGGTACTGGGAGCCGACGTCGACGTCGACACGATCGTGCCGAATGTGTTGCACCAGTTGAAGGAACACGTCGACCGTCCCCTGACGACGAGACGAAGGATCGGCGACGCACAGTTCTTTGATCTCCACTACGCCGATCTGATGCGCGATCCGGTGGCGGTGATGCGGTCGCTGTACGACTGGGCGGGTGACGACCTGACCACGTCGACCGAGGATGCGATGCTCGACTGGCTGGCCGAGCATCCGCAGGACCGCTTCGGTGTCGCACCGTATTCCCTGGACGGGTCGGGAGTGACCCGCGCGGATCTGGAGCCGATCTTCGCCGAGTACCTGAACGCGTTCGACATCGAGTTGGAGGGGGACGCACGATGA
- a CDS encoding zinc-dependent alcohol dehydrogenase, with protein MKAAVTTDDHGFEVTELPDPTPEPGQLVIRVNACGVCGSDIKAQPYAPAGMVMGHELGGEVVAVGSQVEDWREGTNIAVLPVVSCGACRYCQAGTASHCAAASFIGMGPAGGFAEFVAVPARHSFAVPADLPDRYSALVEPFAVGLHGVNRAEITTGDDVLIVGAGGVGLTTLIWALHRGSARVTVADPDPQRRDYAAAVGATDVLASVSEAELGAYDAVVECVGRAELLQVCQPVLRPQGRVIISGACAEATPIEPITALLKELTVRYAVAYSVDEFREVIAAFGDGSVDPGSTVGPSFELAQIGEAFDAVRESRVQGRVSVIPHG; from the coding sequence ATGAAAGCCGCCGTCACCACAGACGACCACGGGTTCGAGGTCACCGAACTCCCCGATCCCACTCCCGAACCCGGCCAATTGGTCATCCGGGTCAATGCCTGCGGCGTCTGCGGATCCGATATCAAGGCACAGCCCTACGCACCGGCAGGCATGGTGATGGGCCACGAACTGGGAGGCGAAGTCGTAGCCGTCGGATCGCAGGTCGAAGACTGGCGTGAAGGCACCAATATTGCTGTGCTGCCCGTGGTCTCGTGTGGCGCGTGCCGGTACTGCCAGGCCGGGACCGCGTCGCACTGCGCTGCGGCGAGCTTTATCGGCATGGGACCTGCGGGCGGGTTTGCCGAGTTCGTCGCCGTTCCCGCGCGACATTCGTTCGCGGTTCCCGCCGACTTGCCAGACCGCTACTCCGCACTGGTGGAGCCGTTTGCGGTCGGTCTGCACGGAGTGAATCGCGCCGAGATCACGACCGGCGACGACGTACTCATCGTCGGTGCGGGCGGCGTCGGCCTCACCACCCTGATCTGGGCCCTGCACCGCGGCAGCGCACGCGTCACCGTCGCCGACCCGGACCCTCAACGGCGGGACTACGCCGCCGCCGTCGGTGCCACGGACGTGCTGGCGTCGGTGTCGGAAGCGGAGCTCGGGGCCTATGACGCGGTCGTCGAGTGCGTGGGACGAGCAGAGCTACTGCAGGTCTGCCAGCCGGTCCTCCGTCCACAGGGACGCGTGATCATCTCGGGTGCATGCGCGGAAGCCACCCCCATCGAGCCCATCACCGCGCTGCTGAAGGAGCTCACAGTCCGCTACGCGGTGGCCTACTCGGTCGACGAGTTCCGGGAAGTCATCGCGGCGTTCGGCGACGGCAGCGTGGATCCGGGCAGCACCGTCGGACCCTCCTTCGAGCTCGCGCAGATCGGCGAAGCGTTCGATGCTGTTCGTGAGTCGCGGGTGCAGGGCCGGGTGTCGGTGATCCCGCACGGGTAA
- a CDS encoding alkyl sulfatase dimerization domain-containing protein has product MTPSLDELVKQGEGDQSAVDIGDGIFMSRNIANSYLVTTSGGNLLINTGTDFEAPAIKARFSEVASDPPQLITFTQGHPDHVGGWSQFAQDGARTIAQANHRDVREYWRNLHPFYVGRIMKLWGAFMDVESAAANLPPEPVLTESFIDSHALVLGGRRIGLYSTPGGETTDALVVWLPEERTVFIGNLMGPFFGHVPNLYTLRGDKLRSAMAFLHSVDRVIDLEPQTLINGHEVFRGGDEIRATMTKVRDATAYLRDRTIDGMNSGADLWTLMRDVTLPTELALPQVHGKVAWIVRAIWEEHVGWFRYESTTELYDVPASSVWSDVVDLVGGTAALTERADAHAKAGRPLEALHLTDIVLAHAPTDPDALGVKRDALEQVLAASGRENHSEVQWLEQEINTATLKETDEG; this is encoded by the coding sequence ATGACGCCGTCGTTGGACGAGTTGGTCAAACAAGGTGAGGGTGATCAGAGTGCCGTCGACATCGGGGACGGCATCTTCATGTCGAGAAACATCGCCAACAGCTATCTGGTGACGACGTCCGGCGGCAATCTACTGATCAACACCGGCACCGACTTCGAGGCGCCTGCGATCAAGGCCCGCTTTTCGGAGGTGGCCAGCGACCCGCCACAACTGATCACCTTCACGCAGGGCCACCCCGACCACGTCGGCGGTTGGAGCCAGTTCGCGCAGGACGGTGCGCGGACGATCGCCCAGGCCAACCATCGCGACGTGCGCGAGTACTGGCGAAATCTGCACCCGTTCTACGTCGGGCGGATCATGAAGCTCTGGGGCGCCTTCATGGACGTCGAAAGCGCTGCCGCCAACCTTCCGCCCGAACCTGTCCTCACCGAGTCGTTCATCGACAGTCACGCTCTCGTGCTCGGCGGTCGCCGAATCGGGCTCTACTCCACCCCAGGCGGGGAGACCACCGACGCCCTCGTGGTGTGGCTTCCTGAGGAACGCACGGTGTTCATCGGCAACCTGATGGGTCCGTTCTTCGGTCACGTGCCGAATCTCTATACGTTGCGCGGGGACAAGCTCCGCAGTGCGATGGCGTTTCTGCATTCCGTCGACAGGGTCATCGATCTCGAACCGCAGACACTGATCAACGGCCACGAGGTGTTCCGCGGAGGGGACGAGATCCGCGCCACGATGACGAAGGTTCGCGACGCCACCGCGTACCTTCGCGACCGCACGATCGACGGGATGAACTCCGGCGCGGATCTGTGGACGTTGATGCGTGATGTGACGCTCCCGACCGAGTTGGCGCTGCCGCAGGTGCACGGCAAGGTCGCCTGGATCGTGCGCGCGATCTGGGAGGAACATGTCGGCTGGTTTCGCTACGAATCGACGACCGAGCTGTACGACGTCCCCGCCTCGTCCGTCTGGTCGGATGTCGTCGACCTGGTCGGAGGAACCGCCGCGTTGACCGAGCGGGCCGACGCCCACGCCAAGGCCGGGCGTCCCCTCGAGGCGCTACACCTGACCGACATCGTGCTTGCGCATGCGCCGACGGACCCAGATGCCCTCGGTGTCAAACGCGATGCGCTCGAACAGGTTCTGGCGGCGAGCGGCCGCGAGAACCACAGCGAAGTGCAATGGCTTGAGCAGGAGATCAACACCGCTACCCTCAAGGAGACCGATGAAGGCTGA
- a CDS encoding aldehyde dehydrogenase family protein produces MLIDGKLVESETGRQFDNINPATEEVLGGAADGTRADMERAVVAARHAFDNSGWSRDGEARAVGLRQLQAALEAEKEELRGELIAEVGCPLLSTFGPQLDVPLKEALGWPAEMIGQFPWKRSLPDKDAFGMGMPAAREVWKEPIGVVGVIAPWNFPFEIILNKIGPILAMGNTMVLKPAPDTPWNATRIGRIIAEQTDIPPGVINIVTSSDHLVGEVLSTSPLVDMVAFTGSTETGRRVMQAASATVKPTFLELGGKSVYLVLDDEGDISASIGGSAFISMHAGQGCAMPTRLLVPNSRYDEAVEIVKVAMEKNKYGDPTDPSVLQGPQVSKRQQDRVMGYIERGKAEGARLVTGGNIPKHLSKGFFVEPTVFANVDNRMTIAQEEIFGPVLSVIGFDGDDEAVRIANDSIYGLSGVVFASDLERAKSVASRIRTGTLGINGGLWYGADAPFGGYKQSGIGRQCGIEGLEIFTETKTVGWPAS; encoded by the coding sequence ATGCTCATCGACGGCAAGCTCGTCGAATCCGAAACCGGTCGCCAGTTCGACAACATCAACCCGGCGACCGAGGAAGTGCTCGGCGGTGCAGCGGACGGCACTCGCGCGGACATGGAACGTGCGGTGGTTGCTGCGCGGCACGCCTTCGACAACTCCGGCTGGTCACGCGACGGAGAGGCCAGGGCGGTCGGCCTTCGCCAGCTGCAGGCGGCCCTCGAGGCCGAGAAGGAGGAGCTTCGCGGTGAACTGATCGCCGAGGTCGGCTGTCCGCTGCTGAGCACGTTCGGTCCGCAGCTCGACGTGCCGCTCAAGGAGGCGCTGGGCTGGCCGGCCGAGATGATCGGTCAGTTCCCTTGGAAGCGTTCGCTACCCGACAAGGACGCCTTCGGCATGGGTATGCCCGCCGCACGTGAGGTGTGGAAAGAACCCATCGGTGTGGTCGGCGTCATCGCACCATGGAATTTTCCGTTCGAGATCATCCTGAACAAGATCGGGCCGATCCTGGCCATGGGCAACACGATGGTGCTCAAACCGGCGCCGGATACCCCATGGAACGCCACGCGAATCGGCCGCATCATTGCCGAGCAGACGGACATTCCGCCCGGCGTCATCAACATCGTGACGTCGTCGGATCACCTTGTCGGCGAGGTGCTCTCGACCTCACCGCTCGTCGACATGGTCGCGTTCACCGGATCGACGGAGACCGGACGCCGCGTCATGCAGGCAGCGTCTGCCACGGTGAAGCCAACGTTCCTGGAACTCGGCGGCAAGTCGGTCTACCTGGTGCTCGACGACGAGGGCGACATCAGTGCGTCCATCGGTGGCAGCGCGTTCATCTCGATGCACGCGGGACAAGGTTGTGCCATGCCGACCCGGCTGCTCGTGCCGAACTCGCGGTATGACGAGGCCGTCGAAATCGTGAAGGTCGCGATGGAGAAGAACAAGTACGGCGATCCGACGGATCCCTCGGTGCTCCAGGGCCCGCAAGTGTCCAAGCGCCAGCAGGACCGCGTGATGGGCTATATCGAGAGGGGAAAGGCCGAAGGAGCCCGTTTGGTCACCGGCGGCAACATCCCCAAACACCTGAGCAAGGGGTTCTTCGTCGAGCCGACGGTGTTCGCGAACGTCGACAACCGTATGACCATCGCCCAGGAGGAGATCTTCGGGCCCGTTCTGTCGGTCATCGGTTTCGACGGCGACGACGAAGCGGTGCGCATCGCCAACGATTCCATCTACGGGTTGTCCGGGGTCGTCTTCGCCAGCGATCTCGAACGGGCCAAGTCTGTCGCGAGCCGGATCAGGACCGGCACGCTCGGGATCAACGGCGGACTCTGGTACGGCGCCGACGCCCCGTTCGGCGGCTACAAGCAGTCGGGCATCGGCAGACAGTGCGGCATCGAGGGCCTCGAAATCTTCACCGAGACCAAGACTGTCGGCTGGCCGGCTTCCTGA
- a CDS encoding TetR/AcrR family transcriptional regulator, producing MAKRGGTDIERRARGDQTRRDLVDAGRALFVEKGYFDTSIGDLVTRSGVGTRGAFYHHFKDKAELFRAVFEEVERDLTLRSLASPPQGADAWEVLSSGMRGFLESALEPEVQRVMLIDGPVVLGWQTLRAIEEGNSIALINEMVAKAIAEGIIDDHPVGELTHLLVAAVEEAALLVAHADKPTKARERAARVLDRLLLSFAVEPRKVLRR from the coding sequence ATGGCCAAGCGTGGTGGCACCGATATCGAGCGCCGTGCTCGCGGAGACCAAACCCGGCGCGATCTCGTCGACGCCGGCCGTGCGCTGTTCGTCGAGAAGGGATACTTCGACACGAGCATCGGCGACCTTGTCACCCGGTCGGGGGTTGGCACCCGAGGCGCGTTCTACCACCACTTCAAGGACAAGGCAGAACTGTTCCGCGCGGTGTTCGAGGAGGTCGAGCGCGATCTGACACTGCGCTCGCTGGCTTCACCCCCGCAGGGCGCCGACGCATGGGAAGTCCTATCAAGCGGAATGCGCGGATTCCTCGAGTCCGCGCTGGAACCCGAGGTGCAGCGCGTGATGCTGATCGACGGTCCCGTGGTGCTGGGCTGGCAGACGCTGCGCGCCATCGAGGAAGGCAACAGCATCGCCCTGATCAACGAGATGGTGGCCAAGGCCATCGCCGAGGGCATCATCGACGACCACCCCGTCGGCGAACTGACCCACCTCCTGGTGGCGGCCGTCGAGGAGGCCGCCCTCCTCGTCGCGCACGCCGACAAGCCCACCAAGGCGCGGGAGAGGGCCGCCAGGGTCCTCGACCGTTTACTGCTCAGCTTCGCGGTAGAGCCGCGAAAAGTCCTGCGACGATAG
- a CDS encoding TetR/AcrR family transcriptional regulator encodes MRRKPNVEQRRRDLCDAAIHLLAAEGARGVTHLRVDRQAGFPDGTTSFYYQTRAALLRGAIARVIELDIADFTAAMDATGHGEVDSLLATLAEQAMRTGVEPERSRARARFELMMIASRDPELGDVFTGLMGQFESISEAAVAQVQPVGKPRDDELIKEQAFAVVTFLGGFLFRLAYGLAELDSAKSLERYLHSVIAGVEADHVEAKKK; translated from the coding sequence ATGAGACGAAAACCCAACGTTGAACAACGACGCCGCGACCTGTGTGATGCGGCGATCCACCTGCTGGCCGCCGAAGGCGCCCGGGGAGTGACCCATCTTCGTGTCGACCGGCAGGCGGGCTTCCCAGACGGCACGACGTCGTTCTATTACCAGACCAGGGCTGCACTCCTGCGCGGGGCGATCGCCCGGGTGATCGAGCTGGACATCGCGGATTTCACCGCGGCGATGGATGCGACCGGACACGGCGAGGTCGATTCGCTGCTGGCGACGCTGGCCGAGCAGGCCATGCGCACCGGCGTCGAGCCCGAGCGGTCCCGGGCGCGCGCGCGATTCGAGCTGATGATGATCGCATCGCGAGACCCCGAGCTCGGTGACGTGTTCACCGGGCTCATGGGTCAATTCGAGTCGATCAGCGAAGCTGCGGTGGCGCAGGTTCAGCCGGTCGGTAAGCCGCGCGACGACGAACTGATCAAGGAGCAGGCATTCGCCGTCGTCACCTTCCTCGGCGGGTTCCTGTTCCGGCTCGCGTATGGGCTTGCCGAGCTCGACAGCGCGAAAAGCCTTGAGCGTTATCTTCATTCAGTGATCGCCGGCGTGGAGGCCGATCATGTCGAAGCGAAGAAGAAGTAG
- a CDS encoding NDMA-dependent alcohol dehydrogenase, with protein sequence MKSKAAVLRGVGVDWEVTEVELDPPKAGEVLVKMAYAGVCHSDEHFYTGDSVPSAEMEEMMRAAGVNVPEWFPMLGGHEGSGVVADVGPGVKTLKPGDHVAISFFPACGSCRFCVTGQTYLCDVGADIYDKAMTTDGTRRRHLGDEDLMAMMQVGTFSEYVVASERSLVRINDWIPLEAASLVSCGVTTGFGSGSVAAGTQVGDTVVVIGVGGIGMNAVQGAKAAGAKHIVAVDPNEFKREIAPIFGATHTAADAGAAVELVKEMTWGVMADRVVLTPGVVPPDMVMVAMMMLRKGGTCVLTGMAKITDMMVPLILPDMVSSCKTLKGVLYGEMNPREAMPRLLSMYEAGTLKLDELVTQKYKLDDINEAMRDLRAGKNIRGVIAFE encoded by the coding sequence ATGAAATCCAAAGCAGCGGTCCTGCGCGGAGTCGGCGTGGACTGGGAAGTGACCGAGGTGGAGCTCGACCCGCCCAAGGCCGGTGAGGTACTCGTCAAGATGGCCTACGCGGGCGTCTGCCATTCCGACGAGCACTTCTACACCGGCGACAGCGTGCCGAGTGCCGAGATGGAAGAGATGATGCGGGCCGCCGGCGTGAACGTGCCGGAATGGTTCCCTATGCTCGGTGGCCACGAAGGATCCGGCGTCGTCGCCGACGTCGGTCCGGGGGTGAAGACGCTCAAGCCCGGTGACCACGTGGCGATCTCGTTCTTCCCCGCGTGCGGCAGCTGTCGATTCTGTGTGACGGGACAGACCTACCTGTGCGACGTCGGCGCCGACATCTACGACAAGGCCATGACCACCGACGGTACCCGGCGGCGACATCTCGGCGACGAGGACCTGATGGCGATGATGCAGGTCGGCACGTTCTCCGAGTACGTCGTCGCCTCCGAGCGCTCCTTGGTGAGGATCAACGACTGGATTCCGTTAGAGGCGGCTTCGCTCGTATCCTGCGGTGTGACAACGGGTTTCGGGTCGGGATCGGTGGCCGCAGGCACGCAGGTCGGTGATACCGTCGTGGTCATCGGTGTCGGCGGCATCGGGATGAATGCGGTGCAGGGCGCCAAGGCCGCGGGTGCGAAGCACATCGTCGCGGTCGATCCGAACGAGTTCAAACGTGAGATCGCCCCGATTTTCGGCGCGACCCATACGGCGGCAGACGCCGGGGCCGCAGTGGAATTGGTGAAGGAGATGACGTGGGGCGTCATGGCGGACCGGGTGGTGCTGACCCCCGGCGTGGTGCCGCCGGACATGGTGATGGTCGCGATGATGATGCTGCGCAAGGGCGGAACCTGTGTGCTGACGGGCATGGCGAAGATCACCGACATGATGGTCCCGCTCATCCTGCCCGACATGGTCTCGTCCTGTAAGACGCTGAAGGGCGTGCTGTATGGCGAGATGAATCCGCGCGAAGCGATGCCCAGGCTGCTGTCGATGTACGAAGCGGGCACCCTGAAACTCGACGAATTGGTCACCCAGAAGTACAAGCTCGACGACATCAACGAGGCGATGCGGGATCTGCGTGCCGGCAAGAACATCCGCGGCGTCATCGCCTTCGAGTGA
- a CDS encoding FAD-binding protein — translation MSIADETVDVLVAGSAGALAGAYTAAREGLSVAIVEATDQFGGTFAYSGGGGMWYPCNPVLVRAGSDDTIDEALRYYRTVVGDRTPAELQETYVRGGAALIEYLEQDDHFAFKILPWPDYYSSVPGARNDGMRHTVCKGVPDDRLGRFQGQVRGPLDHERLGGPLPDFLTGGRAVIGRFLWAMADNPEVAAYLNTSLVELVVEDGRVVGGVVECEGERRTIRARRGVLLAAGGFEQNAAMRAQYGVPGAASGTMGAPGNTGLAHKAAIAAGASTDLMDQAWWSPGLIHPDGRAAFALCFTGGIFVDKAGRRFVNESAAYDRLGREILAAMRDGTVDTPYWMVYDSRAGEQPPVMATNVSFSPTSEYEAAGLWVQADTLEELADKIGVPEGNLVETVRRFNELAQRGDDEDFGRGRESFDRAFTGGASPLVPIDTPPFRAAAFGTSDLGTKGGLRTDVDARVLDAEDRPIPGLYAAGNTMAAVSGETYPGGGNPIGASLLFSHRAALHMARS, via the coding sequence CATTGCCGATGAAACTGTCGACGTTCTGGTGGCCGGCAGCGCCGGTGCTCTTGCGGGTGCGTATACCGCTGCCCGTGAGGGACTTTCGGTAGCCATCGTCGAGGCCACCGATCAGTTCGGAGGTACGTTCGCCTACTCCGGTGGCGGCGGGATGTGGTATCCGTGCAATCCGGTATTGGTCCGGGCGGGAAGCGACGACACCATCGACGAAGCCCTGCGCTACTACCGCACCGTTGTTGGCGACCGGACGCCGGCCGAACTTCAGGAGACGTATGTACGCGGCGGCGCGGCACTGATCGAATACCTCGAGCAGGACGACCATTTCGCGTTCAAGATCCTGCCGTGGCCGGACTACTACAGCTCGGTCCCCGGGGCGCGCAACGACGGCATGCGGCACACCGTCTGCAAGGGGGTCCCCGACGATCGCCTCGGACGTTTCCAGGGGCAGGTCCGCGGACCGTTGGACCACGAACGCCTTGGCGGCCCGCTGCCCGACTTTCTCACGGGTGGGCGCGCGGTAATCGGTCGTTTTCTTTGGGCCATGGCCGACAACCCGGAGGTGGCCGCGTATCTGAATACTAGCCTCGTCGAGTTGGTCGTCGAGGACGGCCGCGTCGTAGGCGGGGTCGTGGAATGCGAGGGCGAGCGGCGGACGATCAGGGCGCGACGCGGCGTTCTCTTGGCGGCCGGCGGATTCGAGCAGAACGCCGCGATGCGAGCTCAATACGGTGTTCCCGGAGCGGCATCGGGCACGATGGGCGCGCCAGGCAACACCGGTCTGGCGCACAAGGCCGCGATCGCGGCCGGCGCGAGCACCGATTTGATGGATCAGGCCTGGTGGTCGCCCGGGCTCATCCATCCCGACGGCCGCGCGGCATTCGCGCTCTGCTTCACCGGCGGCATCTTCGTCGACAAGGCGGGCCGCCGGTTCGTGAACGAATCTGCCGCCTACGACCGGCTGGGCCGTGAGATCTTGGCCGCGATGCGCGACGGCACCGTCGACACGCCGTACTGGATGGTCTATGACAGCCGCGCAGGTGAACAGCCGCCGGTGATGGCGACCAACGTTTCCTTCTCGCCGACGAGTGAGTACGAGGCGGCCGGGCTGTGGGTGCAGGCCGACACCCTGGAGGAGCTGGCCGACAAGATCGGTGTGCCGGAAGGAAATCTCGTCGAAACCGTGCGTCGTTTCAACGAACTCGCGCAGCGTGGTGACGACGAGGACTTCGGCCGCGGCCGGGAATCGTTCGACCGCGCATTCACCGGCGGGGCGTCGCCGCTGGTGCCGATCGACACGCCGCCGTTCCGGGCTGCGGCATTCGGCACGTCTGACCTCGGCACCAAGGGCGGGCTGCGCACCGACGTCGATGCGCGCGTGCTGGACGCCGAAGACCGGCCCATTCCTGGGCTTTATGCGGCGGGGAACACGATGGCCGCGGTGTCCGGTGAGACCTACCCGGGCGGCGGCAACCCCATCGGGGCGTCGCTGTTGTTCAGTCACCGTGCGGCATTGCACATGGCGCGGTCATGA